The Armatimonadota bacterium genome contains the following window.
ACGAAAAGCATCCTCCGGCAAAATGCAGAGCTTCTTTGGCAAGCTTTCGCGCCAATACTTGTATTCGTTGCCTTCAGGTAGGGCGTTGCTTTCGAGCCATTTGCCGATTTCATTAACCGTTCCATTATTAACCGGTTCAAAACTGAACTCCTCAAGAACTATACGGTCACCAGCTTTGAGCTCATCACCCGCCACCAAAGCACTATCAGGGTTGGGTTCTTCTGGAAGCTCCAAATTCAATTTAACCCCTACCGCACTTGCATCACGCAAAAAGCGGGCTAAGGCATTAATACTGGTTGTCCATGCGAACACCCCAGCCAGCGAGCGAACAGGGAAAAGCAAAATGCGCGCATCGCCTACTGAAAGTGCGCCTGCATGATCTGAAGCGTTCCCGGTCTCCGGGCCGAATATAGCAAGATGTTCTTCGTTACTCAGTCCACTTTTATTCTTGCACTCATCGCGGAGGCGGCCTTTGATGCTGCTTGCCTGGATTATTGGATAATCCGTTGTACGTTCTCTTTGTATAGGTAAATCTACAGCGCCTAGACTTCTACCACTGCCAGCGTGCAGTGGGGTTTCAACATAGATAAATAACAAGCTTGCTGCTTCAAACATTGTTCCACTCCTTTACAATAATTTGGCCGAAACCTATTTCGGCGCCAAAGTCTGTGATTGCTCCTTGAATTAAGTCGGTTTTCAACCTTGCTTCTCCTTTAGACTCAAAGTAGTAAACACTCCCGGCAGGAACATATCGTCGGGCAGGCTTGTGGGCATTATTTGCCCAGTCATATCCACCGACGCTCTCATAGCGATTTACCGCTGCCGCTTTAAGCTCAACATCTCCCTCGAAAAATTGACTCCAGTCGTTGGGCTTCCATCCAGCATTAAAGTAAGTTGGAGATGCGAAGTAGATTTTGAATAGTCCTGGCAAAGGATTTGGAGGACTGCACCAGCATACATCATCCACTTTAGTAAAGAATGCACCTCTGCCCTCTCCGCCAATGCGCATGATGCCATTATCTGGCCAGTCTCTGTAGCCCGAGACCTCGACCAAAAGGCCTACCCCTTCTTGGGGACGGATAAACTCTACCTCATATAGCTTTCCTTGCTCAGTTGTACGAGTGTAATCGTTTATGTCAATGCCAATTCGCGACTCCCTAACAAATAAATCATGGTCTGCAACGGGTTTAACCTTTTTTCCTTCCAAGCATTGCTTCAAATCGTACTCAGGCAGCCAATTTCCAGTCTCTACCTTTTTAGGCTTCCCGGTTGGTAGAAGAAGGTTAGGTGTTACGTTGCTTGCAATTATGCCATCAGGAATTTTGCAAGGGCTAAGGGACTGCACACCATCTTCTGCGGGGAAAATGTCGGCTGGAACCGGTAGGTACCGCACAATCTTTCCATTATCCTCTTTCTTTGCAAGAAATGGGCCTCGCATTCTTAGATCCTTATAACAATCCACCGTGCCGACTATATCAGAAATAGCTTTAGCATCTTTTAAATTGACATTTTTTATCACTAAATAGTGTGAGCGTATTGCGCCCTGCATAACCGTCGGGTATGGAGGAAAGAAACTCACTGCGCGGTGGTCGCTGCCAGCATCAAATGACCTCCCGTCGCGAAACAGCCAAACATCAACAGGTTCTAGGAAAAGATGCATTATTCTACACCTCCCTGCGCGATAAATTGCGCGAAGACCAACCATCGCCCAAGTTCGGCAAAGCCTTGTGGCTTATTGTTTTCCTTAGGAGTGATTTCGTCTAGAGCATCTATCCATTCATCCATTTTGCTTAATAGGCTATCTTCCTCTTCCTGTGAAAGCATATCGGACTTGTGGCGTTTTATAAGACGCTTGATGCACGCTAAACATGCATCTTTATTTTCTAATCCTGTAACAATCCGAGCCTCATCGAGCACATCGTAAGCAAACTTAGAAGCAAGTTTTTTTTCCTTAAAGCAAGATACGATTAAATTGAACCTCTCTTCCAAACCATCCCATTTGCTGCCTATGCGGACTTCTTCACCGCTGCGCTTCAAAATATGGAGACAAACAGCATTTTTCCCGCGGAGTCTTTTTGCTTCTGCTTCAGCCCTTCGTGCTGCGCTCAAAGAAGCGTCTAGTGGATAAAGGTGGTGCACAATTGCAATTCCTGCAGATGCCGTTACCTCTCCCACGGTTTCGCTAAATTTCTGGGCAAGTTTATTTGCAAGGTGAATAGCTTTTGATAATGGGCACAACAGCAATACATCATCCCCGCCGTTGTATACAAGCCACTTCTTATTCTCAATCAAATCGGGCACAGAGGCAGCGAATTCTGCAAGTCGCCCGCTAAACTTCTTGTGCTCTTCCTCAGGATTTTCGGTCTCAAGAAGTTTATCAATACGCTCACCCATTTTGTCACCATCGAGCATTATAATGGCATAGTATGGCGACGGATAACAGCCTACCTTTCCATAAATCTCCGAAAGCTTTTTCTGAGCTTCCGAAAGTT
Protein-coding sequences here:
- the cmr4 gene encoding type III-B CRISPR module RAMP protein Cmr4 → MFEAASLLFIYVETPLHAGSGRSLGAVDLPIQRERTTDYPIIQASSIKGRLRDECKNKSGLSNEEHLAIFGPETGNASDHAGALSVGDARILLFPVRSLAGVFAWTTSINALARFLRDASAVGVKLNLELPEEPNPDSALVAGDELKAGDRIVLEEFSFEPVNNGTVNEIGKWLESNALPEGNEYKYWRESLPKKLCILPEDAFRDFVKYATEVQTHIKLDDNTKTVAKNALWTSESLPTDSLLYAPLMATKSRRESIGLSGKDVLQKLAELKITRTRLGGDETTGQGVVALRFYQPSGGDQK
- the cmr3 gene encoding type III-B CRISPR module-associated protein Cmr3; the protein is MHLFLEPVDVWLFRDGRSFDAGSDHRAVSFFPPYPTVMQGAIRSHYLVIKNVNLKDAKAISDIVGTVDCYKDLRMRGPFLAKKEDNGKIVRYLPVPADIFPAEDGVQSLSPCKIPDGIIASNVTPNLLLPTGKPKKVETGNWLPEYDLKQCLEGKKVKPVADHDLFVRESRIGIDINDYTRTTEQGKLYEVEFIRPQEGVGLLVEVSGYRDWPDNGIMRIGGEGRGAFFTKVDDVCWCSPPNPLPGLFKIYFASPTYFNAGWKPNDWSQFFEGDVELKAAAVNRYESVGGYDWANNAHKPARRYVPAGSVYYFESKGEARLKTDLIQGAITDFGAEIGFGQIIVKEWNNV